The genome window GCCGGCTGGCGAAAGCGTCGCCGCACAGATCCCACGCCAGCTTGAAGATGCGGATGCGGTCGACCGACCCGGTGGCCGCGCCCTGGTAGTACTTGATCACGTCGCGCGCGACGGGGCTGCCGAAGTCGGACTCGGCCGGCATCATCAGCAGGCCGCCCGCTCCTACCTTTTGCAGGTACTCGACGGCGCGCGGATAAATGGTGGGCAGGAAGGTGCGGATCGCGTGATAGGGCCGCAAGTTCGGACGCAAGGTGCCGTTGGGCGCGGCCTGCGCTTCCAGCTCGGCGCGCACGATGCAGGACTCGACCATCTCGATCGCGTCCAGGCATTCGCCGATCATGTTCTGCACGTGCAGGTGGATGTCGGCCTTGATCGCGCGCGCGACGGCGATCATCGCGCCGGTGATCAGCTTCAGCTTGACCAGGCCTCGCACCGAAGTCTGCTGCGCCGTGAACTGCCGCACCGCCGTCCCGCCGTACATCCCGTTGGACAGTTCCACGTCCTGGTTGATGAACACCCGGTCCCAGGGCACCAGCACGTCGTCGAACACCAGCAGGGAATCGGGCTCCTCGAAGCGGCTGGCCAGCGGATGCTCGTAATGGTCCTTGACCAGCCCCTTCTCGAACGGCGGCCGGGCGATCTGGCGCAGGCCCGGCGTCGACAGGGGCAGCGCGAACGCGACCGCGTAGCGCTCGTCGCCCGGCTTGAGCATGGGCAGGCTGTAGATCAGCACCTCGTCGGCGACCGGCCCCATGGTCGCCAGCATGCG of Pigmentiphaga sp. H8 contains these proteins:
- a CDS encoding 4-hydroxyphenylacetate 3-hydroxylase family protein, coding for MGVRSGSEYLDHLRSHPREVWVEGQRVEDVTRHPAFGRTARQVARLYDLQSDPEHAKVLAAAVDAGGRSCATAFLVPKSQQDLRVRRAAFETVAEQTFGLLGRSPDFMNTMLAAFLDGRDYFRKAGARFEDNLVRYVEHVRDNDLFLTHALITPQNDRSKASHEQAQSDLHLGVVRETDEGLIVRGARMLATMGPVADEVLIYSLPMLKPGDERYAVAFALPLSTPGLRQIARPPFEKGLVKDHYEHPLASRFEEPDSLLVFDDVLVPWDRVFINQDVELSNGMYGGTAVRQFTAQQTSVRGLVKLKLITGAMIAVARAIKADIHLHVQNMIGECLDAIEMVESCIVRAELEAQAAPNGTLRPNLRPYHAIRTFLPTIYPRAVEYLQKVGAGGLLMMPAESDFGSPVARDVIKYYQGAATGSVDRIRIFKLAWDLCGDAFASRQMQYERYYVGDPVRLLASSYHEGNRSACTALVDRAMELAGEPAGMSGN